CGAGTAGCGGAATGACGGCATATCAAATTGTAGCTAGCTATAGAACGTTCCCTACTAGCTTATTCATGAATTGACGTAGTATTGATACATCGCTCATTTTAGTAGCTGGATTTTCTGTATATTCTGATTGACTTGATGATTTTTGTACCTCTTGCTCTTCTAAATCGTTGGACTTATTTTCTATATCCTTAACAGAGTTATTGCATTGTGTATCATTTTTTGGTGCGTTATCTTGAAGTGTAAGTTGCTTTTCTTCAGTAAACTTTCCTTTAATTTTTCCAAATCCTTCATAAATATTTTCTAAATTCAAGTAAATAAGATAACAAACTCCAATAACTGCTATAATAGATGAGGCAGTTGCAATTGTAATACTTCCTTGAGAAGCGCTGAATATTACCGCACAGGCTAAAGCAGTAAATACAAGCGTTGTCACTACTTTACAAACAACATTATTGACATACTTCACAATATCGCGTGCTTTTAACTTCTTGCCAAAATTGCACTTCAGTTCAGTTCTCATATCATCTGGAATAAGCGCTCTACCCATTGATTTCTCTATTCCTTTTATAATTTTATAATACTCTTTGCTCCATAATCTTTCGGGTAGTATTAACTGCTTTGGGTCAACACCATTTTGCACTAATTTTACACAGAACTTGATCGTGTTATCACGGCTCTTAGGATTGACCAAATTATGTTTATCTTTTGTCGTCTTAGTAATTAGCGCTACTTGTAGTGGTGTGCGTTCTTTTTCGTTAGTGGCGTTTGCAGCTTTACTAAATTTCTCTTTTTCCACCGAATTTAAAATCAACTCTAAACATGTAACTTTTTGTTCTCCTTTGAATGAAGCAATATAGTGCAGAGCATTTTTTTCATCTTTATCTTGCACGGTAATATCTGCACCATTTTGTAAAAATAACTCTAAGGCTTTATATCTATTTGTTTTTTCAAATTTTCTATCTGTACATGATCGATCCTCATTCTTTTCTTTTATATGCTGAAGCAACTGATGAAGAGGTGTTTGCCCTTCCTTGTTAGTAGTATTTACAGCATTACTAAATCTATCTTTATCTGAAATCAACTTCAAACATGCAACTTTTTGTTCTCCTTTGAATGAAGCAATATAATGCAGAGCATTTTTTCCATCTTTATCTTGCACAGTAATATCTGCACCGTTTTGTAGTAATAGCTCTAGGGTTTTATATCTCTTAGTTTTCTCAAATTTCTTAAGTGATCGGTTCTCACTCTTCTCTTGTATGCGCTGGAGTACCTGGTGGAGCGGTGTTTGCCCTTCTTTTTTATCATTTACAGCTTTTATAAATTGTTCTTTTTGGCTTGCTTCTAGCAATATATGGAGAAGTTCAAGTTTTTGTTTTGTTTCAGGTTTAACAATCAAGTGTAAAGCATTATTATCATCTGTGTCTTTAAGGCTAATATCTGCCCCTTTTTGCAATAGTTCTTTAAAAAGTTCTTTATCATTATTTTTAATTGCTAAATGTAATTGATAATTATCATTACTATCTGGAGTATTTATGGTATGTGGT
This genomic interval from Wolbachia endosymbiont (group A) of Rhinocyllus conicus contains the following:
- a CDS encoding ankyrin repeat domain-containing protein, producing the protein MGIDLSALATNADKLDECIDKNKKREQDRKDEQLHCTIERKVKKEKHKREKPRGQDGTLKKCKRLFEEGASSEVLTKLEESLREQEKYYRYYVQCFLPVLDEVIERSKKTPNETKERVKQAISEITYNSKYCFTHNQNDRRDSETESGYGSDVEDDHEVEISNGITNNNVQLLKAIKNGNNRKFRKYLKDCTEISSIKDEKGNNILHLIASLEKKQKCKFLGILIKTVTKEDLAQLINSENQDALQVALINKITKEKHESHTIQNNDNTLKFLTKLLEHGASSDNLGLSTKELQGLKEEQKTYYRNFLEKLAEQGKKSKLKPEIKINTEAKIKEIIPHTINTPDSNDNYQLHLAIKNNDKELFKELLQKGADISLKDTDDNNALHLIVKPETKQKLELLHILLEASQKEQFIKAVNDKKEGQTPLHQVLQRIQEKSENRSLKKFEKTKRYKTLELLLQNGADITVQDKDGKNALHYIASFKGEQKVACLKLISDKDRFSNAVNTTNKEGQTPLHQLLQHIKEKNEDRSCTDRKFEKTNRYKALELFLQNGADITVQDKDEKNALHYIASFKGEQKVTCLELILNSVEKEKFSKAANATNEKERTPLQVALITKTTKDKHNLVNPKSRDNTIKFCVKLVQNGVDPKQLILPERLWSKEYYKIIKGIEKSMGRALIPDDMRTELKCNFGKKLKARDIVKYVNNVVCKVVTTLVFTALACAVIFSASQGSITIATASSIIAVIGVCYLIYLNLENIYEGFGKIKGKFTEEKQLTLQDNAPKNDTQCNNSVKDIENKSNDLEEQEVQKSSSQSEYTENPATKMSDVSILRQFMNKLVGNVL